A stretch of the Conger conger chromosome 3, fConCon1.1, whole genome shotgun sequence genome encodes the following:
- the kdm6ba gene encoding lysine-specific demethylase 6B isoform X1, protein MHHPAEQFGGRGTRDSFPLDGLNRGPWAPVGGRAWAPPPRCSPSANQPIPHLPPSHMTGQNHPNKFYNNGPPVRGVDKLELSPSVGPPLQRDQRQPRVWEQLGHLYEQEPKPEDPVRSYQGPARPHNGYSAGPGGHFAPRTNQLPRFGGPHLQHGSRNSVSLGEVWNPIQQQPRGFPGKMMGGQLKRPAPPLGEHSVIQHAPPPPLHHPAPPSEDCPSPSKRNRGPSSEQIPHPGMQRYPLPGHPQAPLHPPSQYPPPKPGFWNPLHKTGGPWPPPDRKGGPMDFQPQDMGGYPYKPPPGGPTPVSPPPLSSLGYGPGRGTHPAKLPLPPQGLGKPPHNPHLPYSLPSHPGHPTHPQPGRDVRVESRGGPTQRGPDGAGVGGTLPPRGERDRGRPAPSPANLTGVPYSHHSTHHQPPPGHGHMGPLGPPTVPQHTPPEAWRPHARHHGHPLDSGRYGPVLESQGQQQQQHHRIGEGRGEENAQRTSPPQEPPRAPVITSSTLEPPHQTGLCLSSSTRGTHAATTAPPAVSMASGSLGWGGKDPLLLPPVLPQLPRMCPPLILPGLNGPPTGTASMYHKEAQLRPPPSSVQVKPYLGLPNPPPMSSSPCSGFQRSGVITSTASSSPQQTVSSKLHLSAPAPLTAAPAPAPKRPPIPEYPKIPQRSPPALKPSSAPAGPKVCPPRHIPTPPAPRPPSAPSYPTLCPPQKPTGPQTIQEALDKLEAELKGHMQAEEEHRVQERAKKLDEERKIPERRKEVEKGGKREEEHAIENLERLLSASVPGPPPLSSVSTPSPPSMKPAPSYPWLSRGGAPPLPSGQTAPPSRPPLLTPQTEFAREKQRQRERWAGASGTSHSPNSQNTSGTTCPPYLSSTVPALPTSLENKVGRPVMQPTPTPSKDSPKEMAGREGGLLAPLLRKPPKLLQGLPREALSSSNSSHGLSSTNTTVTTGHKPAGLAGGLSRLQGSISTCNSDSDSAQFEEEPPELSTILPDGLANIMKMLDESIKKEEEMCSGQEIGRYSPPSPLQGYLCAPNLIPAPRQHPVEDLGTNAHASPPVLSRQGSLASSLCEEEEEEAVKVAPKPSQGSAPSTAPFLSQAQDAREVAGADYRHSDLAKLYGLPDPAKGDGEDDEDEDEEDEEGNDASCSPPPQRPHLHQTGVGSMFKSLASVLGSQQYAYRGGPFGRPPPNSVTGVKYSSSLSLGPDICRQQGTSPTSGSTTHPGYGSSPQNTTHVTSDKPLPPSASPEGEAGWKGPRDVRVKTEEEEHAVWKEKGGEKQMAVHFGGEGRNQASPNSGPAGMESKNAGFRGEMKLTTISESSLAELGRSCEVLLTRHAIPTGTGCRVKMEKEDQEMDVQKTVREKRREREREREKSLKRKHDRGSSRNRKHQDRKDRKRKHKEKREEMSLSSSSSSRSSSSRRHKEGKRHKDKKSRQVLGNLDLQSKEIREKPRPREEDADAGEDRRSEDREAAAGDGEAVDSRQPKTSMMTCGASSASTLGAADFLKLRAMSDGPPKELKIRLIKVESGDRETFIASEVEEKRIPLVDISIKNTASEVIRACKGARIKGKFRESYLLPAFSVKPVKTTDQLIPQEKLNPPTPSIYLESKRDAFSPVLLQFCTDPKNPITVIRGLAGSLRLNLGLFSTKSLVEANADHAVEVRTQVQQPADENWDASGSSQTWPCESSRSHTTIAKYAQYQASSFQESLQEEKGSDEEDDDDDDDDEERKKADAPEAPVNPLSATSTTNTSTEQKPVGKIIKFGTNIDLSDAKRWKPQLQELLKLPAFMRVSSSGNMLTYVGHTILGMNSVQLYMKVPGSRTPGHQENNNFCSVNINIGPGDCEWFAVHDIYWDSISNFCEKHGVDYLTGSWWPVLEDLYRANIPVYRFIQRPGDLVWINAGTVHWVQAVGWCNNIAWNVGPLNSYQYQMALERFEWNEVKKVKSIVPMIHVSWNIARTVKVSDPDTYKMIKHCLLQSIKHIQILRDQLVAAGKKISYQSRVKDEPAYYCNECDVEVFNLLFVTSESGSRKTYVVHCEDCARTRSPSMANVVVLEQYRTEELMNIYDTFTLAPTPSSR, encoded by the exons ATGCATCACCCAGCGGAGCAGTTTGGTGGGCGTGGCACACGGGACTCTTTCCCTCTGGACGGACTGAACCGAGGACCATGGGCTCCCGTGGGGGGCCGCGCCTGGGCCCCTCCCCCCAG GTGCTCTCCCAGTGCCAATCAGCCCATCCCCCACTTACCCCCAAGTCACATGACCGGCCAGAACCATCCAAATAAATTTTATAATAATGG gCCCCCGGTTCGAGGCGTAGATAAGCTGGAGCTGTCTCCGTCGGTGGGGCCGCCCCTGCAGCGGGACCAGAGGCAGCCCCGCGTCTGGGAGCAGCTGGGACACCTATACGAGCAGGAGCCTAAGCCTGAGGACCCCGTCCGCTCCTACCAGGGCCCCGCCCGGCCCCACAACGGCTACAGTGCGGGCCCCGGGGGCCACTTCGCCCCCCGCACTAACCAGCTGCCCAGG TTTGGGGGTCCCCACCTGCAGCATGGCTCCAGGAACAGCGTCTCCCTCGGGGAGGTGTGGAACCCCATTCAGCAG CAGCCCAGGGGATTCCCAGGAAAGATGATGGGGGGCCAGCTGAAGAGGCCCGCGCCCCCCCTCGGGGAACACTCGGTCATCCAGCACGCCCCgcccccacctctccaccaCCCGGCGCCCCCCAGTGAAGACTGCCCGAGCCCCAGCAAGAGGAACAGAGGACCCAGCTCCGAGCAG ATCCCCCACCCAGGAATGCAGCGTTACCCTCTCCCAGGACACCCACAGGCACCCCTGCACCCTCCGTCTCAGTACCCTCCACCCAAACCAGGCTTCTGGAACCCGCTGCATAAGACGGGGGGTCCCTGGCCCCCACCCGACCGGAAGGGCGGTCCCATGGACTTCCAG CCCCAGGACATGGGGGGATACCCTTACAAACCCCCTCCTGGCGGGCCGACCCCGgtctccccgccccccctgtCGTCTTTGGGCTATGGTCCGGGCCGCGGGACCCACCCAGCCAAGCTGCCCCTCCCACCTCAGGGACTAGGGAAGCCTCCTCACAACCCCCACCTGCCCTACTCCCTCCCCAGCCACCCAggccaccccacccacccccagccGGGCCGCGACGTCCGGGTCGAATCCCGGGGTGGTCCCACTCAGCGAGGTCCCGATGGGGCCGGCGTTGGGGGGACCCTGCCCCCCCGTGGAGAGCGGGACAGAGGGAGACCGGCCCCGTCACCAGCAAACCTCACCGGCGTGCCTTACAGCCACCACAGTACCCACCACCAGCCCCCCCCTGGGCACGGGCACATGGGACCCCTGGGCCCCCCCACTGTACCTCAGCACACGCCCCCAGAGGCTTGGAGGCCCCACGCCCGGCACCACGGCCACCCTCTG GATTCGGGTCGCTACGGGCCTGTTCTAGAATCTCagggtcagcagcagcagcagcatcatCGAattggggaagggaggggcgaGGAAAACGCCCAGCGTACCAGCCCCCCGCAGGAACCTCCCCGAGCCCCCGTAATCACCTCCAGCACCCTTGAGCCTCCTCACCAAACCGGCCTCTGCCTCAGCAGCAGCACCCGCGGCACCCACGCTGCCacgacagcgccccctgctgtttCTATGGCATCCGGCAGCCTTGGCTGGGGTGGCAAAGATCCCCTCCTGCTCCCCCCCGTCCTGCCCCAGCTGCCCCGCATGTGCCCACCGCTGATTCTCCCAGGTCTTAACGGCCCTCCCACAGGCACTGCCAGTATGTACCACAAGGAGGCACAGTTGCGCCCCCCACCCTCTTCGGTGCAGGTCAAACCCTACCTGGGGCTGCCTAATCCCCCTCCCATGTCCTCCTCCCCTTGCTCAGGTTTccaaaggtcaggggtcatcaCCAGCACAGCCTCCAGCAGCCCCCAGCAAACCGTGAGCTCCAAACTGCATCTGTCTGCTCCTGCGCCCCTTAccgctgcccctgcccctgccccaaaGCGTCCACCCATCCCAGAATACCCCAAAATTCCCCAGCGGTCTCCTCCTGCTCTCAAGCCTTCCTCAGCCCCTGCTGGCCCCAAAGTCTGCCCGCCAAGGCACATACCCACGCCCCCTGCACCTCGACCTCCTTCGGCTCCGTCCTACCCCACTCTCTGCCCCCCGCAGAAGCCTACCGGCCCCCAGACCATCCAGGAGGCCCTGGACAAGCTGGAGGCGGAGCTGAAAGGACACATGCAGGCCGAGGAGGAACACCGGGTCCAAGAACGGGCCAAGAAACTTGACGAGGAAAGAAAAATTCCAGAAAGGCGGAAGGAGGTAGAAAAGGGTGGGAAACGTGAGGAAGAACATGCCATCGAGAATCTAGAGAGGCTTCTTTCGGCGAGTGTCCCCggacctcctcctctctcctcggTGTCCACCCCGTCCCCCCCCTCAATGAAGCCTGCACCCTCCTACCCCTGGTTGAGCCGGGGTGGGGCTCCCCCTCTTCCCTCGGGACAAACGGCACCTCCCTCCCGGCCACCCCTGTTGACCCCCCAGACGGAGTTCgccagagagaagcagagacagagagagaggtgggctGGTGCCAGCGGGACGTCCCACAGTCCCAACTCACAGAATACCTCAGGAACCACCTGCCCTCCTTACCTTAGCTCAACTGTCCCTGCCCTGCCCACTTCCCTTGAAAACAAGGTAGGACGTCCTGTGATGCAGCCCACCCCCACGCCATCCAAAGACTCCCCCAAGGAGATGGCCGGTAGAGAGGGTGGCCTGCTGGCCCCTTTGCTCCGGAAGCCTCCTAAACTCTTGCAGGGCTTACCGAGGGAGGCCTTGTCCTCCTCCAACAGCAGCCATGGTCTTTCCAGCACTAACACCACGGTCACCACTGGGCACAAGCCAGCTGGCCTTGCTGGGGGCCTGAGCAGGTTACAGGGCAGCATCAGCACCTGCAACTCTGACTCGGACAGCGCTCAGTTTGAGGAAGAGCCTCCCGAGCTGTCCACCATCCTGCCCGATGGGCTGGCCAACATCATGAAGATGCTGGATGAGTCCAtcaagaaagaggaggagatgTGCTCGGGCCAGGAGATTGGCCGCTAttcacccccatcccccctgcAAGGCTACCTGTGTGCCCCCAATCTCATTCCCGCACCCCGGCAGCACCCTGTGGAGGACCTGGGGACCAACGCCCATGCCAGCCCGCCTGTACTCAGCAGGCAGGGGTCACTGGCGTCTTCGTTGtgtgaggaagaagaggaagaggcagtGAAGGTGGCTCCAAAACCCAGCCAGGGCAGTGCTCCATCCACAGCTCCCTTCCTTTCACAGGCCCAGGATGCCAGGGAGGTAGCGGGTGCAGATTACCGCCACAGTGACCTGGCAAAGCTGTATGGCCTTCCAGACCCAGCCAAGGGAGATGGCGAAGACGACGAGGACGAGGATGAAGAGGACGAAGAAGGCAACGATGCATCCTGCTCACCGCcaccacagagaccacacctcCACCAGACCGGTGTCGGAAGCATGTTCAAGTCTCTGGCTTCAGTCCTTGGGAGTCAGCAGTATGCCTATAGGGGTGGCCCATTTGGAAGACCACCTCCCAACTCTGTCACAGGGGTGAAGtattcttcttctctctctcttggtccCGATATCTGCCGTCAGCAGGGCACCTCCCCAACCTCTGGATCCACCACACACCCGGGGTACGGGAGCTCCCCCCAAAATACCACCCACGTTACCTCAGATaaacccctccctccttctgCTTCTCCTGAGGGTGAGGCAGGATGGAAGGGTCCGAGAGATGTTAGGGTGAAGACCGAAGAGGAAGAGCATGCCGTCTggaaagagaaggggggagaaaaACAAATGGCAGTCCATTtcggaggagaggggaggaaccAAGCTTCCCCCAACTCCGGCCCTGCAGGGATGGAATCAAAGAATGCAGGATTCCGTGGCGAAATGAAGCTGACCACCATCTCGGAGTCTTCGCTTGCCGAGCTTGGCCGCAGCTGCGAGGTTCTGCTGACCCGGCACGCTATCCCGACCGGGACCGGCTGTCGAGTCAAGATGGAGAAGGAAGACCAGGAGATGGATGTTCAGAAGACCGTGAGGGAGAAGCgaagggagcgggagagggagcgggagaagaGTCTGAAAAGGAAGCACGACCGAGGCAGCAGCAGGAACAGGAAACACCAGGACAGGAAGGACAGGAAGAGAAAGcacaaagaaaagagagaagagatgtcgctctcctcctcctcctcttctcgctCCAGCTCCAGTCGGCGGCACAAGGAGGGCAAACGGCACAAGGACAAGAAGAGCCGGCAGGTCTTGGGGAACCTCGATCTGCAAAGTAAAGAGATCCGCGAGAAGCCCCGGCCGAGAGAGGAGGACGCGGACGCGGGGGAGGATCGGAGGTCAGAGGATCGGGAGGCGGCGGCCGGCGATGGAGAGGCAGTGGACTCAAGGCAGCCCAAGACGTCTATGATGACCTGTGGCGCTAGCTCTGCCTCCACCCTGGGCGCGGCGGACTTCCTGAAGCTCAGGGCCATGTCCGACGGGCCGCCCAAAGAGCTGAAGATCCGACTGATCAAGGTGGAGAGCGGCGACCGGGAGACCTTCATCGCCTCCGAGGTAGAGGAGAAGAGGATCCCTCTGGTGGACATCAGCATCAAGAACACTGCCTCGGAGGTCATCCGGGCCTGCAA AGGGGCGAGGATAAAGGGGAAGTTCCGGGAGTCCTACCTGCTCCCCGCTTTCTCCGTGAAGCCTGTCAAGACCACGGACCAGCTCATCCCTCAGGAGAAGCTGAACCCCCCAACGCCCAGCATCTAT CTGGAGAGCAAGCGAGATGCCTTCTCCCCCGTCCTGCTGCAATTCTGCACAGACCCCAAAAACCCCATCACCGTCATCCGAGGCCTTGCGGGATCCCTCCGACTGA aCTTGGGCCTGTTCTCCACCAAGTCCCTGGTGGAGGCGAACGCGGACCACGCGGTGGAGGTGCGCACGCAGGTGCAACAGCCGGCAGATGAGAACTGGGACGCCAGCGGCTCGTCCCAGACCTGGCCCTGCGAGAGCAGCCGCTCCCACACCACCATCGCTAAGTACGCACAGTACCAGGCCTCCAGCTTCCAGGAAAGCCTTCAG GAAGAGAAGGGCAGTGATGAAgaggatgatgacgatgatgatgatgatgaagagagGAAGAAAGCCGATGCCCCAGAGGCACCAGTCAACCCCCTCTCAGCCACCAGCACCACCAACACCAG caCTGAACAGAAACCAGTAGGGAAGATCATCAAATTCGGCACCAACATAGACCTCTCTGACGCCAAGAG GTGGAAGCCGCAGCTGCAGGAGCTGCTGAAGCTCCCGGCGTTCATGCGCGTGTCCTCCAGCGGGAACATGCTGACCTACGTGGGCCACACCATCCTGGGCATGAACAGCGTGCAGCTCTACATGAAGGTCCCGGGCAGCCGAACACCAG GGCACCAAGAGAACAACAACTTCTGCTCTGTCAACATCAACATCGGGCCCGGGGACTGCGAGTGGTTCGCTGTGCACGACATCTACTGGGACTCCATCAGCAACTTCTGCGAGAA GCATGGAGTGGACTACCTGACGGGCTCGTGGTGGCCGGTTCTGGAGGACCTGTACCGGGCCAACATCCCCGTGTACCGCTTCATCCAGCGGCCGGGCGACCTGGTGTGGATCAACGCGGGCACGGTGCACTGGGTGCAGGCTGTGGGCTGGTGCAACAACATCGCCTGGAACGTGGGCCCCCTCAACT cctatcagtatcagatgGCACTGGAGCGCTTCGAGTGGAACGAGGTGAAGAAGGTCAAATCCATCGTGCCCATGATCCACGTGTCCTGGAACATTGCTCGAACCGTCAAGGTTTCTGACCCGGACACCTACAAGATGATCAA acaCTGCCTCCTCCAGTCCATAAAGCACATTCAGATACTGAGGGACCAGCTGGTGGCTGCTGGGAAGAAGATCTCGTACCAGAGCCGCGTGAAGGACGAGCCAGCCTACTACTGCAACGAGTGTGAC gtggaggtgtttaACCTGCTGTTTGTGACGAGCGAGAGCGGGAGCAGGAAGACGTACGTGGTTCACTGCGAGGACTGCGCTCGCACGCGCAGCCCCAGTATGGCTAACGTGGTGGTGCTGGAGCAGTACCGCACCGAGGAGCTGATGAACATCTACGACACCTTCACCCTG GCTCCAACACCCAGCTCACGATGA